The following are from one region of the Meiothermus sp. Pnk-1 genome:
- the argC gene encoding N-acetyl-gamma-glutamyl-phosphate reductase — MRKPKIFIDGEAGTTGLQIRLRLAGRNDLELLSIDPAKRKDEAERKRLLNQADVAILCLHDDVARATVGLVENPDTRLLDASSAHRVAEGWVYGFPEMSSEQPERIRRARFVANPGCYATGAIALLRPLVDAGLLPHDFAASVQGISGYSGGGRQLIEAMEGRGEHRLAGDYRAYGLELTHKHVPEMTQYSRLTHPPIFTPAVGRFAQGMLIVIPVHLWTLPQRVKAAELHAALAEHYRGQRFVTVMPLETYGAHHPVLDPQTLNGTNRMELFVYTNPEREQALLIARFDNLGKGASGAAVQNLDLMIGTERAYSYRL; from the coding sequence ATGAGAAAGCCGAAGATCTTCATCGACGGGGAAGCGGGGACCACCGGGCTACAGATTCGCCTACGGCTCGCCGGGCGCAACGACCTCGAACTCCTTTCGATAGACCCCGCCAAGCGCAAGGACGAGGCCGAGCGCAAGCGCCTCTTGAACCAGGCCGACGTGGCCATCCTCTGCCTGCACGACGACGTGGCCAGGGCGACGGTGGGCCTGGTGGAGAACCCCGACACCCGCCTCCTCGACGCCAGCTCTGCGCACCGGGTGGCCGAGGGCTGGGTCTACGGCTTCCCCGAGATGAGCTCCGAACAGCCGGAGCGAATCCGCCGGGCCCGCTTCGTCGCCAACCCCGGCTGCTATGCCACCGGGGCCATCGCCCTCTTGCGCCCGTTGGTGGACGCCGGGCTCTTGCCCCACGACTTCGCGGCCTCGGTGCAGGGAATCTCGGGTTACAGCGGCGGCGGGCGGCAGCTCATCGAGGCCATGGAGGGCCGCGGCGAGCACCGCCTGGCCGGGGATTACCGCGCCTATGGCCTCGAGCTGACCCACAAGCACGTGCCCGAGATGACCCAGTACTCCCGCCTGACCCACCCGCCCATCTTCACCCCCGCGGTGGGCCGCTTCGCCCAGGGCATGCTCATCGTGATCCCGGTGCACCTGTGGACCCTGCCGCAGCGGGTTAAGGCTGCCGAGCTGCACGCGGCCCTAGCCGAGCACTACCGGGGCCAGCGCTTCGTCACGGTGATGCCCCTGGAGACCTATGGCGCCCACCACCCCGTGCTCGACCCCCAAACCCTCAACGGTACCAACCGCATGGAGCTCTTCGTCTACACCAACCCCGAGCGCGAGCAGGCCCTGCTCATCGCCCGCTTCGACAACCTGGGCAAGGGGGCCTCGGGGGCGGCGGTGCAGAACCTCGACCTGATGATAGGGACGGAAAGGGCGTACAGCTATCGCCTTTAA
- a CDS encoding MarR family winged helix-turn-helix transcriptional regulator → MSWTVLTRMWKLMRDLRDETLPQLERLGLAPNDPWLLAGIEHHHHPTEVVRLTQMPAPTVSQMLKRLEAEGLLVRSLDPSDLRRYRFELTPRGCEVLRESRTLLMGAMERRLERLTPEQRRQFVELLDILVQSDPEKARKE, encoded by the coding sequence ATGTCTTGGACGGTACTCACCCGTATGTGGAAGCTCATGCGGGACCTCCGAGATGAGACCCTACCCCAGCTCGAGCGCCTGGGGCTGGCCCCTAACGACCCCTGGCTGCTGGCGGGCATCGAGCACCACCACCACCCCACCGAGGTGGTGCGTCTGACGCAGATGCCCGCCCCCACGGTAAGCCAGATGCTCAAGCGGCTCGAGGCCGAGGGGTTGCTGGTCCGCTCGCTCGATCCCTCCGACCTGCGGCGCTACCGCTTCGAGCTGACCCCTCGAGGCTGCGAGGTGTTAAGGGAAAGCCGCACCTTGCTTATGGGCGCGATGGAGCGGAGGCTCGAGCGCCTCACCCCCGAGCAGCGCCGCCAGTTCGTCGAGCTGCTGGATATTCTCGTCCAGAGCGATCCCGAGAAAGCAAGAAAGGAGTGA
- a CDS encoding TetR/AcrR family transcriptional regulator, with product MSSPQTDTRERILREAWRLMEEKRGEGVRMSDIAKAAGISRQALYLYFRSRAELLIATTHYLDQVRGLEERLRQGQQAVTGVESFETYLEIWGNYIPEVYGLSKALLSARETDPDAAAAWDDRTRMLRENSRKVINCLLRDGMLASGWSPQAASDLLWALMSVQTWENLTVECGWSHEEYVQRMKALLKQVLVRSPKEDV from the coding sequence ATGTCAAGTCCGCAAACCGATACCCGAGAGCGCATCCTCAGAGAGGCTTGGCGGTTGATGGAAGAAAAGCGGGGAGAGGGGGTGCGGATGAGCGATATTGCTAAGGCCGCGGGTATATCCCGGCAAGCGCTCTATCTGTATTTTCGTTCCCGCGCCGAGCTGTTGATTGCCACTACCCACTACCTCGACCAAGTGCGGGGTCTCGAAGAGCGGTTGCGCCAGGGACAACAAGCCGTCACCGGGGTGGAATCGTTCGAGACCTACCTCGAGATCTGGGGGAACTACATCCCTGAGGTTTACGGGCTGTCCAAAGCACTGCTCTCGGCCCGCGAGACCGACCCAGATGCTGCTGCCGCTTGGGACGACCGCACCCGAATGCTGCGTGAAAACAGCCGCAAAGTAATCAATTGTCTACTCCGTGACGGAATGCTGGCCTCCGGGTGGTCGCCGCAAGCCGCCAGTGACCTGCTGTGGGCGCTGATGTCGGTACAGACCTGGGAAAACCTGACTGTAGAGTGCGGCTGGAGCCACGAGGAGTACGTCCAACGAATGAAAGCGCTGCTCAAGCAAGTCTTGGTGCGGAGTCCAAAAGAGGACGTGTAG
- a CDS encoding Uma2 family endonuclease: MAVREPQTLSRRYKLTVEDFYRLNLPPDKRYELIEGVVYEMPAIGPLHATLVRKFQDALYENFRGRALVSTQNPLRLGQHSMPQPDLALIRVADYRHEHPQAQDVYLVLEVAVTTLEDDRKKLAVYAKASIPEVWIVNPEAYRVEVYRQPKGSRYLSRRDHDPAEPVAPLAFPDAPLVLSW, encoded by the coding sequence ATGGCGGTACGTGAGCCTCAAACTCTCTCTCGTCGCTACAAGTTGACGGTGGAAGACTTCTACCGCCTGAACTTGCCGCCGGACAAGCGCTATGAACTCATCGAGGGAGTCGTCTACGAAATGCCGGCCATAGGACCGCTTCACGCCACGCTGGTACGCAAGTTTCAGGACGCGCTCTACGAGAATTTCCGGGGCAGGGCCCTGGTTAGCACCCAGAACCCCCTCCGTTTGGGCCAGCACTCCATGCCCCAGCCCGACCTGGCCCTGATCCGGGTGGCCGATTATCGCCATGAACACCCTCAGGCCCAGGACGTGTACCTTGTGCTCGAGGTCGCCGTAACCACCCTCGAGGACGACCGCAAAAAGCTGGCCGTGTACGCGAAGGCCAGCATCCCTGAGGTCTGGATCGTAAACCCTGAGGCCTACCGGGTCGAGGTCTACCGCCAGCCCAAGGGCAGCCGTTACCTCTCCCGTCGGGATCACGACCCCGCCGAACCGGTAGCTCCCCTGGCTTTCCCTGACGCGCCTCTAGTACTGTCCTGGTAA
- the bshA gene encoding N-acetyl-alpha-D-glucosaminyl L-malate synthase BshA: MNIAILCHASAGGSGVVATELALALAKRGHQVHIVAPRRPFRLTQEPDWRSESFFQGMIRRIGRLLGVTPADAAVGREHVQFHQIGTVDYPLFDDALSTLTAANALTRLVEEHQIEIVHAHYAIPHATSALLAREITRGAFRVVTTLHGTDVTLLGLEPALKDTTRHAIEASDAVTAVSHDLARHTQAAFGIHRPIHVIHNWVDPERFKPIQDPLLRARFAQPDEALLIHVSNFRRVKRPQDVIRIFAKVAAKLPARLLMVGDGPERPECFALAQELEVMGRVQFLEFIPEVERVLGLADLMLMPSEQESFGLAVLEGMACGVPVVASRVGGLPEVVEEGKTGYLRAVGDIEGMAEAALEALSQPVHHRRLGEQARARAVECFHPEVILPRYLEVYQEALGLRATPAQGEGVKLSA, from the coding sequence ATGAACATAGCGATCTTGTGTCACGCCTCTGCGGGGGGCTCGGGGGTGGTCGCGACCGAACTGGCCCTGGCCCTGGCCAAGCGGGGTCATCAGGTCCACATCGTGGCCCCCAGGCGGCCCTTTCGCCTGACCCAGGAACCCGATTGGCGCAGCGAGAGCTTCTTCCAGGGCATGATCCGCAGGATCGGGCGGCTGTTGGGGGTGACCCCCGCGGATGCCGCCGTCGGGCGCGAGCACGTACAGTTCCACCAGATCGGTACGGTAGACTATCCCCTTTTCGACGACGCGCTCTCCACCCTCACCGCGGCCAACGCCCTGACCCGGCTGGTCGAGGAGCACCAGATCGAGATCGTGCATGCCCACTACGCCATCCCCCACGCCACCAGCGCCCTCCTGGCCCGCGAGATCACCCGCGGGGCTTTCCGGGTGGTGACCACCTTGCACGGCACCGACGTGACGCTGTTGGGCCTCGAGCCCGCGCTGAAGGACACCACCCGCCACGCCATCGAGGCTTCCGACGCGGTGACGGCGGTCTCGCACGACCTGGCCCGCCATACCCAGGCGGCTTTCGGCATCCACCGCCCCATCCACGTGATCCACAACTGGGTGGACCCCGAGCGCTTCAAGCCCATCCAGGATCCGCTGCTGCGGGCCCGCTTTGCCCAGCCCGATGAGGCCCTGCTCATCCATGTCTCTAACTTCCGCCGGGTCAAGCGGCCCCAGGACGTGATCCGGATCTTTGCCAAGGTCGCCGCCAAGCTCCCCGCCCGGCTCCTGATGGTGGGGGATGGCCCTGAGCGCCCGGAGTGCTTCGCGCTGGCCCAGGAACTCGAGGTGATGGGCCGGGTGCAGTTTTTGGAGTTCATCCCCGAGGTCGAGCGGGTGCTGGGCCTGGCCGACCTCATGCTGATGCCCTCCGAACAGGAGTCGTTCGGCCTGGCCGTGCTGGAGGGGATGGCCTGCGGGGTGCCGGTGGTGGCGAGCCGGGTGGGGGGGCTGCCGGAGGTGGTGGAGGAGGGAAAGACCGGCTACCTGCGGGCGGTGGGCGATATCGAGGGGATGGCCGAGGCGGCCCTCGAGGCCCTCTCCCAGCCGGTCCATCACCGGCGCCTGGGTGAGCAGGCGCGGGCCCGGGCGGTCGAGTGCTTTCACCCCGAGGTGATCCTGCCCCGGTACCTCGAGGTCTACCAGGAGGCCCTGGGCCTGCGGGCAACCCCTGCGCAGGGCGAAGGCGTTAAGCTATCGGCATGA
- the argJ gene encoding bifunctional glutamate N-acetyltransferase/amino-acid acetyltransferase ArgJ gives MGMRLPIGFRAGSTRAGIKPSGKPDLGLLVAGVPCTWAFVGTLNRAAAPCVHRGRQLYASGGLLQAIVVNAGNANCATGQAGVEADRRMAELAAAQLGIAPEAVLTGSTGVIGQPLPIEKIAAGLPQIQLGPEVDPFMEAILTTDLVPKMAEAELPGGARVVGICKGSGMIQPNMATMLAYVLTDAAVPQTELRRGWKAVVDRSFNQVTVDTDTSTNDMAVLLSNGAAGEVPPAEFWAAVEGVCVSLARQLARDGEGATKLLTVKVSGARSDEEARKAALAVAASPLWKSAVYGNDPNWGRVMMAIGKSGAHFAVERVRISLQGIPLYAGRVLEFDRVAASTAMRAEEVIVEVDLGEGEGQGVAWGCDLTEEYIRINALYTT, from the coding sequence ATCGGCATGAGACTACCTATCGGCTTTCGCGCCGGATCCACGCGGGCGGGGATCAAACCCTCGGGCAAGCCAGACCTGGGCCTATTGGTCGCCGGGGTTCCCTGTACCTGGGCCTTCGTAGGCACGCTGAACCGGGCCGCGGCCCCTTGCGTGCACCGGGGGCGACAGCTATACGCCAGCGGGGGATTGCTCCAAGCGATCGTGGTCAATGCCGGCAACGCCAACTGCGCCACCGGACAGGCGGGGGTGGAGGCCGACCGCCGCATGGCCGAGCTGGCTGCGGCTCAACTGGGAATCGCTCCAGAGGCCGTCCTGACCGGCTCCACCGGGGTGATCGGCCAGCCCTTGCCCATCGAGAAGATCGCGGCGGGGCTGCCGCAGATCCAGCTAGGGCCCGAGGTGGATCCCTTCATGGAGGCCATCCTCACCACCGACTTGGTACCCAAGATGGCCGAAGCCGAGCTCCCCGGAGGGGCCCGGGTGGTGGGCATCTGCAAGGGCAGCGGGATGATCCAGCCCAATATGGCCACCATGCTGGCCTACGTCCTCACCGACGCCGCAGTTCCCCAAACCGAGCTCCGCCGGGGTTGGAAGGCGGTGGTGGACAGGAGCTTCAACCAGGTCACGGTGGACACCGACACCTCCACCAACGACATGGCGGTGCTCCTGAGCAACGGGGCAGCGGGGGAAGTCCCGCCCGCAGAGTTTTGGGCGGCGGTCGAGGGGGTGTGCGTCTCGCTGGCCCGGCAACTGGCCCGCGACGGCGAGGGGGCCACCAAGCTGCTCACCGTAAAGGTCAGCGGGGCCCGCTCGGACGAGGAGGCGCGTAAGGCTGCGCTGGCGGTGGCGGCCAGCCCTCTATGGAAGAGCGCCGTCTACGGCAACGACCCCAACTGGGGCCGGGTGATGATGGCCATCGGCAAATCCGGGGCCCACTTCGCGGTGGAGCGGGTGCGGATCTCCCTCCAGGGGATCCCCCTATATGCGGGGCGGGTGCTCGAGTTCGACCGCGTGGCCGCCAGCACAGCCATGCGGGCGGAAGAGGTAATCGTCGAGGTAGACCTAGGCGAGGGAGAGGGGCAGGGGGTAGCCTGGGGCTGCGACCTTACCGAGGAGTACATTCGCATCAATGCGCTCTATACGACCTGA
- a CDS encoding MDR family MFS transporter yields MAEPIRPAPAEPAHNGIPRENRLTLIGIMLGLFLAALDQTIVSTALPKIIADLNGTELYAWVTTAYLLASTVSAPIFGRLTELFSRKSILLIAILIFLGGSALCGLSQNMPELIIFRGIQGIGGGALFALALTTIAVLFPPRERGRVGGLFGAVFGVSSAVGPWLGGLLTDHLSWHWVFYINMPVGAVALWFIGRFMPRLRPDHRESFDFLGAALLIAWTVPLMLAFSWGGSTYPWGSPRILGLFALSAVALALWVWSQNREKHPLFDLSILKIRTFSIASIAVFFYGPAFLGAVAFLPLYLQVVKGVSASASGVTVLPMTLGVVLGATGSGILSGRLGRYKPLLIIGTLWLLAVFLTLHFVLSVNTPLWLAIVFFFLLGLGLGPSQSLLQIAAQNNIPPQRLGSATAATQLIRQIGSTIGIALLGTVLTQNLNAETCKVFPDNASCKPGALMQRNNEGGTGANLDEQFQKLEAQIVAALKGDEAAYEELLANKDLPEDVKGKLVRGGLPAQFKDIEAKVIAALKGDERAYAELVNDPNVPTELKSKLVKGGIPAQFQKLEAQVTAALKGDERAYAELVNDPNVPAELKSKLVKGGIPAQFKELGDQVEAALRGDIAAYNALMRNPQVPAELKSRLVKGGIPAQFKELERQVEAALRGDLRAYNALVSNPQVPAELKSKLVKGGIPAQFKELGDQVEAALRGDIAAYNALMRNPQVPAELKSRLIKGGIPAQFQALEAQVEAALRGDEAAYTALIRNPQVPAELKSRLVKGGIPAQFKELEGLLIAALNGDPQAYQAVQNNPQIPARFKGQIPQGGIAAQVQAQLAQTESLLEAALQGDAQAAQALRATPNLDPRIQALLDNPPPPEARPAALAQVKAGLEAQLPQIVAAATQQATSGIKAGLQQAQAEALAQAIAGVKAGLAQAQSQAIAAAVAAVRENLRQAQAQATEAAIAAVRKNLQAAQTSATEQAVRAVRENLRQAQAQATEQAVRAVVENLRQAQATAEEKAIRAVRENLATAEQKALVEVPQTVVANLEQTKAKLHNALNNGITNAEKNIFLYAAAFVLISLVFIGLLPNDELRGGGGFGARGGQAGPPVAAH; encoded by the coding sequence ATGGCCGAACCCATCCGCCCGGCTCCTGCCGAACCGGCGCACAACGGAATTCCACGCGAAAACCGCCTGACGCTTATCGGCATCATGTTAGGGCTATTCCTAGCCGCCCTCGACCAGACCATCGTCTCTACCGCGCTGCCCAAGATCATCGCCGACCTCAACGGCACCGAGCTATATGCTTGGGTCACTACCGCTTATCTGTTGGCCTCCACGGTCTCGGCCCCTATCTTCGGGCGCCTGACCGAACTCTTCAGCCGCAAGTCCATCCTGCTCATCGCCATTCTGATCTTCCTGGGGGGCTCAGCGCTGTGCGGGCTGAGCCAGAACATGCCCGAGCTGATCATCTTCCGCGGCATTCAGGGGATCGGCGGCGGGGCGCTGTTTGCCCTGGCCCTCACCACCATCGCGGTGCTCTTCCCTCCGCGCGAGCGCGGACGGGTGGGGGGGCTCTTCGGCGCCGTCTTCGGGGTCAGCAGCGCGGTCGGCCCCTGGCTGGGCGGTCTCCTCACCGATCACCTCTCCTGGCACTGGGTCTTCTACATCAACATGCCCGTAGGGGCAGTGGCCCTGTGGTTCATCGGGCGCTTCATGCCCCGCCTGAGGCCCGACCACCGCGAGAGCTTCGACTTTCTGGGGGCCGCGCTACTCATCGCCTGGACGGTTCCGCTGATGCTGGCCTTCTCCTGGGGCGGCAGCACCTACCCCTGGGGCAGCCCCCGCATCCTGGGCCTGTTCGCCCTGAGTGCGGTAGCCCTGGCGCTGTGGGTCTGGTCGCAAAACCGCGAGAAGCACCCACTGTTCGACCTCTCGATCCTCAAGATTCGCACCTTCAGCATCGCCTCGATCGCCGTCTTCTTCTACGGGCCGGCTTTCTTGGGGGCGGTGGCCTTCTTGCCGCTGTACCTGCAGGTGGTGAAGGGGGTCTCGGCCTCGGCCTCGGGGGTCACGGTGCTGCCGATGACCCTAGGGGTGGTGCTCGGCGCTACCGGGAGCGGGATTCTCTCGGGGCGGCTGGGCCGCTACAAGCCCCTGCTCATCATCGGCACCCTCTGGCTGCTGGCGGTCTTTCTTACCTTGCATTTCGTGCTGAGCGTGAACACCCCGTTGTGGCTGGCGATTGTTTTCTTCTTCCTGCTGGGGCTCGGCCTGGGGCCTTCCCAGTCGCTGTTGCAGATCGCGGCGCAAAACAACATCCCGCCGCAGCGTCTGGGTTCGGCCACCGCAGCCACCCAGCTCATCCGGCAGATCGGCTCCACCATCGGGATCGCGCTGTTGGGAACGGTGCTCACCCAAAACCTCAACGCCGAGACCTGCAAGGTCTTCCCGGACAACGCCTCGTGCAAGCCCGGGGCGCTGATGCAGCGGAACAACGAAGGCGGCACGGGGGCCAACCTGGATGAGCAGTTCCAAAAGCTCGAGGCCCAGATCGTCGCTGCCCTCAAAGGAGATGAGGCGGCCTACGAAGAGCTGCTGGCGAACAAGGATCTCCCTGAGGACGTAAAGGGCAAGCTGGTCAGAGGGGGGCTCCCGGCCCAGTTCAAGGACATCGAGGCTAAGGTGATCGCCGCGCTCAAAGGCGACGAAAGGGCCTACGCCGAGCTGGTAAACGATCCCAACGTCCCCACCGAGCTCAAGTCCAAGTTGGTCAAGGGCGGCATCCCCGCGCAGTTCCAAAAGCTCGAGGCCCAGGTCACCGCCGCGCTCAAAGGCGACGAAAGGGCCTACGCCGAGCTGGTAAACGATCCCAACGTCCCCGCCGAGCTCAAGTCCAAGTTGGTCAAGGGGGGCATCCCCGCCCAGTTCAAGGAGCTGGGGGATCAGGTCGAAGCCGCCCTGCGCGGGGATATCGCCGCCTACAACGCCCTGATGCGCAACCCCCAGGTCCCCGCCGAGCTCAAGTCCCGCCTCGTCAAGGGGGGCATCCCCGCCCAGTTCAAGGAGCTCGAGCGCCAGGTGGAGGCTGCCCTGCGAGGAGACCTGCGAGCCTATAACGCCCTGGTGAGCAACCCACAAGTCCCCGCCGAGCTCAAGTCCAAGTTGGTCAAGGGGGGCATCCCCGCCCAGTTCAAGGAGCTGGGGGATCAGGTCGAAGCCGCCCTGCGCGGGGATATCGCCGCCTACAACGCCCTGATGCGCAACCCGCAAGTCCCCGCCGAGCTGAAATCCCGCTTGATCAAAGGCGGCATCCCCGCCCAGTTCCAAGCGCTCGAGGCCCAAGTGGAGGCCGCCCTTAGGGGGGATGAGGCCGCCTACACCGCCCTCATCCGCAACCCCCAGGTCCCCGCCGAGCTCAAGTCCCGCCTCGTCAAGGGGGGCATCCCCGCCCAGTTCAAGGAGCTCGAGGGGCTTTTGATCGCAGCGCTGAACGGGGATCCCCAGGCTTACCAGGCCGTGCAGAACAACCCGCAGATCCCGGCCCGGTTCAAGGGGCAAATCCCTCAGGGCGGGATCGCCGCCCAGGTTCAGGCCCAGCTCGCCCAGACCGAAAGCCTGCTCGAGGCCGCCCTCCAGGGCGACGCCCAGGCCGCCCAGGCGCTGCGGGCCACCCCCAACCTGGACCCCCGCATCCAGGCCCTCCTGGATAACCCGCCCCCTCCGGAAGCCCGCCCCGCAGCCTTGGCCCAGGTCAAAGCCGGGCTCGAGGCCCAGCTCCCGCAGATCGTCGCGGCGGCCACCCAGCAGGCCACATCCGGAATCAAGGCTGGCTTACAGCAGGCCCAGGCCGAGGCGTTGGCCCAGGCTATTGCCGGGGTCAAGGCGGGCTTGGCCCAGGCCCAGAGCCAGGCCATCGCGGCAGCCGTTGCCGCGGTACGGGAAAACCTGCGCCAAGCCCAGGCCCAGGCCACCGAGGCGGCCATCGCAGCGGTCAGGAAGAACCTCCAGGCCGCCCAGACCAGCGCCACCGAACAGGCGGTACGAGCGGTGCGGGAAAACCTGCGCCAAGCCCAGGCCCAGGCCACCGAACAAGCGGTACGGGCCGTGGTCGAGAACCTGCGCCAAGCCCAGGCTACCGCCGAGGAAAAAGCCATCCGGGCGGTGCGGGAGAACCTGGCGACGGCTGAGCAAAAAGCCCTGGTGGAAGTGCCGCAGACCGTGGTGGCCAACCTCGAGCAGACCAAGGCCAAGCTCCATAACGCGCTGAACAACGGCATCACCAACGCCGAGAAGAACATTTTCCTCTACGCCGCGGCTTTTGTGCTGATCTCGCTGGTTTTCATCGGGCTGCTGCCCAACGACGAACTGCGGGGCGGGGGCGGCTTTGGGGCTCGAGGCGGGCAGGCCGGGCCGCCTGTGGCGGCGCACTAG
- the argF gene encoding ornithine carbamoyltransferase, translated as MVEAKPTVSSLKGRDFLSNLDLSPAEYRLVLDTAHAMKRGEFKGQRPLEGQTLAMIFEKPSLRTRTTFEVAMNQLGGHAVNLTNAEIGLGTREPVRDIALNLERWVDGIMARVYLHSTLEELARYSSKPVINGLSDLLHPVQLLADYQTIEESFPDTRGLRVAYIGDGNNMANAHIQCAVLSGAKLTIATPRGYEPNALILMEALKLGADITLTHDPLEAARGAQVLYTDVWVSMGQEQEASQRRKIKDFAGFQVTPAMLDLIAPDGIFLHCLPAHYGEEVVEEATLHPKSRVFDQAENRLHAQKALLYHLLG; from the coding sequence GTGGTCGAAGCGAAGCCAACCGTCTCGAGCCTGAAGGGGCGCGATTTCCTCTCCAACCTCGATCTTTCCCCTGCGGAGTACCGCCTGGTCCTGGATACCGCCCACGCCATGAAGCGGGGGGAGTTCAAGGGCCAACGCCCCCTCGAGGGCCAAACCCTGGCCATGATCTTCGAGAAGCCCTCCCTGCGCACCCGCACCACCTTCGAGGTGGCCATGAACCAGCTCGGCGGGCACGCCGTCAACCTCACCAACGCCGAGATCGGGCTGGGCACCCGCGAGCCGGTGCGGGACATCGCCCTGAACCTCGAGCGCTGGGTGGATGGCATCATGGCGCGGGTCTACCTCCATTCCACGCTCGAAGAGCTGGCCCGCTACTCCTCCAAGCCGGTCATCAACGGCCTCTCCGACCTATTGCACCCGGTGCAGCTCCTGGCCGACTACCAGACCATCGAGGAGTCCTTCCCCGACACCCGCGGCCTGCGGGTGGCCTACATCGGCGACGGCAACAACATGGCCAACGCCCACATCCAGTGCGCGGTGCTCTCGGGGGCCAAGCTCACCATCGCCACCCCGCGCGGCTACGAGCCCAACGCGCTGATCCTGATGGAGGCCCTCAAGCTGGGGGCCGACATCACCCTCACCCACGACCCCCTCGAGGCCGCCCGGGGCGCCCAGGTGCTCTACACCGACGTGTGGGTTTCCATGGGCCAGGAGCAAGAAGCCAGCCAGCGCCGCAAGATCAAGGACTTCGCCGGCTTCCAGGTGACCCCGGCCATGCTGGATCTCATCGCCCCGGACGGCATCTTCCTGCACTGCCTGCCGGCCCACTACGGCGAGGAGGTGGTCGAGGAGGCCACCTTGCACCCCAAGAGCCGGGTCTTCGACCAGGCCGAGAACCGCCTGCACGCGCAGAAGGCGCTGCTGTACCACCTGCTGGGCTGA